The Apus apus isolate bApuApu2 chromosome 14, bApuApu2.pri.cur, whole genome shotgun sequence nucleotide sequence CAGGGTTCCCTCCGCCAGCTGGAGGACAGCTGCATTTCGGGTGTGACTCAGGAGCCCCAGGGCTCCCTCTCCATGGCCAGATCCACCAAGAAGTGGTGCTGTCCCTGTATCCACCTGCTAGAGCTGGTGGGAAATGTTCCCAACTGGGCTGCAGGGCCAGTCCTGCTGCAGGTCCCTTGTGGCACAGCAGGCTGAGGTCTGCTCCCTGGGTCCAGGTGGCTGTGGCACTTTAGgtccccctcctcttcctctctgcagcagggacagtgtCTGCCTGTCCATCTGTGGTTTCAGCCTTCAGCAGGACTCTGTGGGGACAGCAGTGGGTGGCCACAGCCCCAGAGGCCACAGGAGGCCAGGGATTAGGTGGCCTGGCCGGGTGGCAGGCGTTTGCTGTCCAGAATGGCCTTCCAGTCATCAGTCCAGGACTGCAGCCGGCGGCTGGGGGGCCTCAGCTGCAGGTGCTTGTTGTGGCAGGCTGTGAAGAGCACGTGCTCCCAGGTGGGGttcagctcagcccctgccaaggaaggagggaggtCAGCTCTCTGACAGCTCCATGAGATACAGGGGTTGACCCTACTCCAACACGAGCAGCTTGTGGATACAAACCCCTAATGAGAGCCTAATCAACCTGTTCTGCACAATTTAGGTTGGAGATGCTCTGGAGCAGACTTGGTTTTGCCTGTGCAGCCCCAGACACAGAGGGAGCAGCACGTTCCTTCAAGGCAAAACACAAGAAATGGTCCAGAACTGAACTGAGCACCCGTCACCCCAGATGCCATCTGCCCCTTGGGGCTGCCACTGGTCACTCCTGCCACCCCCCACTCCCTTACCTATGATATCAGGTCTGTCATCTATCAGCAGGTCAGCAGAAACCACTGTCTTATCATGTGTCAAGACGATCTGCTGGAGAAACTCGGGGCCAAAGTGCTTCTCCACCCAGGCATACTAGAAGGCGAGAGGTGAGTGGTGAGCACAGGGTgggggcagcagcccctggcaaAAGCCCTGGCCCCCATGCAGGGAGGACATCTCACTTAATAAGTTCATTAGTGGGAAGGATTTGGAtgctgctggagcacaagtTCTTTTAAAGCCAAGGAGCTTTTGACATGGTGATGAAATATGAAGACCGAGCGCCTCAGGGCAGGTAaatggcagagctcagctgatggcagagctgctgcaggaacaaaACTGGTGGAGCAGGGAAATGTGGCTGCTGTTTTACAGCCAGACAgctggaggcaggcaggggTCAGGTGGCTTTTGCCAGGCAGTGTGGTacaggagggggagaagggatTCGGACCCACTCACCTTCTCATAAGGGCAGTAGAGGTACTTCTTGATGGGGCTTGTGCAGATGAACACGTCGGTGCTGCCACGAGGGAGAAAAGAGCACAGAGTGTCACCAAACACACTGAGCAGACCCTGCTCCCCCTCGAGAGGCCCCTGGCTCCCTGCAAGACCCTGCTCAGGGCCTGAGCAGGCAGGTGCCCAGGGCAGCCTCCCCACAACACACAGATCAAACCAGGACGATTCCAGACATGAATCCCCCATCTCGCAGGACCTCACACCTGCAGCACATGCCTGCTcccctggctgggagcagagagctgAAGGGAAGGGGCTGCACATGGCTCATTTCCTTGGGAGTTCTCCAGGAGTCAAAGCCCTCTCTTTCCTCCCATGCCCAGTGGGCTGGCAGGTATTTTTAACACTGATGTTGTATTCAGTGCTTCTGCCAAGAGGAGGATGAGCCTGcaaagccactgctgctgccctctccACTCCCCCTTACCACCAGCAGGTTCCTACTCACTCAGCCAAATTTGCCATTTGCTTCACAGCTTCCACAGCCCCAGGGAGTGGGTCCAGCTCAATGAAGAAGTTCTTGGATTCCCAGATGCTGATGGCTTTCTCCTGTGAGGGGAAAGAGAGTGATTAGTGCACACAGCTTCTGGCTACTCTTCTTGCATGGGCATCTACCACACCCTTTGCTAGGACAGACGATGGTGACAGTGAGAAAGTTGGGAGCCTTGGCTCCAgtcccctcctgcctctgtgGGTGCCCCTGTTCCCCACCTGCTAACCTGCACCCACCCCAAACAACTGAGGTTGGAGATGCTCTGGAGCAGACTTGGTTTTGCCTGTGCAGCCCCAGACACAGAGGGAGCAGCACATTCCATCAAGGCAAAACACAAGCAATACAGTGCAAGACAGGCAGCAGAAGTGCCTTCTGGCACCATGATAAGAACAGTTATCTTGACAGTCTGCCCTGGGACCAGGCAAACGTTCCATCTCCAGTTGCTCTGCCTTAGACCAGTGGGCAAcgatgttttatttttcagatccTGACTGGAGTTGTACAAGAGACCTCTGAGAAGGGCACCTGATGAAGTAAAGCACTTCAAACTGAGCTGGAGTGTTTCCTTCCAGCAAGGACTTCTGGAGCTGTTCTGCTTCCACTTATgtcaaaaagcattttgcaatCAAGCTGGATGGAGGAAGAACTGAGCTCAGCTAGAAGAAAAGACCCACTTGGCTCTCAGAGCCAGAATAactccctgcagcactgcagccagcaCCATCTGCCCAGTAGATGGAAAAATGCCCCAGGCTGGGAATCCCACCATGTGCCAGGCAGGACAGACCCTCcgtttccttctttttcactCTTCCCATGAGTAATTTCCCTGCCCATCTGGGGCTCACATCCTTCCAGGTCTGGGTGCTTGGTGTATTGTTGAGCTGTTGTTCTCCCTTTCAGATCTGGGACCTTCAGCTCCTTGGACAATTTGGCTCCTGTTTTCTGGtctccagcagcaggtcagTGGTGCTCTCTGACAAGGGGGGACTGGAACAGCCCCATGTGCCTGCTCACCAGAGTGGCTCCTACCCTCTTTAACCCTGGTCTGAAACCACAGGTGAAGTCAGGGCTGCCCTGAGGTTGGGCTGTGGAATTTTGCTACTTGTCCAGCCCAAGGTTATGGTGGTTTTACATGATCACAGCAGACACAAGATAAGCTCACTTCATTTAACACATCCAAAGTAGTTaatatcaaggaaaaaaaaaataaaataaacagttctTATGCACTACCCCTGCCAAACTTTTAGCATCTGCCTGAACAGtgttctccttttccctttcatcAAACCCAGCTAGAGAGCACACATGATTCCTTCAGCTTATCAAGCTGTTTAGGACTTTGCCAGAGGGAAAGCCCTGGACATTATCCACACTCCCTTCCTTGTTGCCATCATATCACTAAGGACAAGAGTACTTTTATCTGCTGTAACCTCTTTCAGCTAGCCCAACTGCAACCCACAGATGAGACCACAGATATCCCATTGAGATGGGAATCTTGTAGGAGCAGGAACAGActttctgcagtgctcagccCTTCACTGAATGACGAAGTACAGCAGAAAGAGcttctgcttttttgctttaattattaaaatgaataCAGTAATTTTCAGGCACGGGAGGGCTTGgggttgtttcatttttaaatatgcCCTCACAGGAACCATCGATTGCATGGTCTGCTCTCAAActccctgctgcatcccaccCCTCACGCTGCTGTTGAGGAAGCAAATCATCCATCTAGGAATAAGTCACCAATCCATGCAGCCTGGCTAAGTCAGAGCTAGAAAAACCCAGGTATGCAGATGTTCTGAAAGAGCTCCTTTCCTTGCATCTACCTCCATGCATGCATgcgcggggggggggaaaaacccccAACCAGATGTGCATGAAAACCACTGGgtttctggggggggggggggggaaagaaagcagcacagctggaagccCCTCTGCGTGCAGACCTCCACTTGGGCTTTggtggcagctccagccagcacccacagccctccccagggctgcacccaccatctgggggggggggggggaagtgggTCCCACGGGGCCGAAGCTCCGGCGGGAAGGGACAGCGGGGCCGGGAGGCAGGCGCGGAGCGGGGGGACGCGGGGACTCACACGCAGCTCCGGTGCCAGGCGCCCGTACTGCTCCGACACCCAGAAACCCCGCCGGTCCTCCAGGGCGACGTAGGGCTTGTCGGGGTACCTGGCCCTGAACTTCTTGAGGAAGCCTCCCTCGAAGTCAGCCAACACCCCGTCCATGTCCACCAGCACCCGCAGAGCCCTGCGGGACCCCCAGGTGGGGCGggaccccctgcccagccccgccAAGCGGGGGGGGCGGAGGTGCAAGAAGCAGCTCAGCAAAATCAtggtggggagaggggctgggggcagggtttggggttttttttgtgggttgtttctttttttttggaggggggtTAAGGGGAAGGGTCTCAGGGTTTGGGGGGACGGAGCTTTATTTCAAGCAGGCAGGCGGCAAGCAGGGcccgggcagcagcagcggggggGATGCaaggggggtgcaggggggctgcgggggggtgcaggggggttgCCAAGGCCTGTTCTCACCCCCAGCGTCTCCTCCCCgccccatccctccctctgACCCAGCGGGGACGGGCGGCAgcgggggtgcggggctgggggaaACCGGGACCGGCCCGGGCACGGCGGGAACGCTCGCCCCGACCCGGCAGTGCTTCAGCCCAGTTCCTCTTCCCGGTGCCTGAGACAGCCCGGAACGGTGGCACCGCCTTCAAGCGGCACAAACAGCCTGTGACAGCGCCGGGGGCAgcgcccgcccctccccgccgTGGCGGTGCCGGGGCTGCGGGCTGAGCCCCTGCCTCGGCTCCCCAATTCCCAGCCTCGGGGACGCCCCGCACCTCCTGCTGCGGGTCCTCTCTCTCCCCCGTTCCCTGCCGACCCCCCGCTCTGTCCCCATGCCCGTCTCTGCCTGGGGGGTAGATGGGCACGGCAGATGCATCggggtgggtttgtttggtcttttttttgcataaaatgCCCCCGTTTTTACCCATTCGTGGGGAGGGGGAACGCCCTGCCCCGCATCTCACTGGGAGTGACACAGCTTTGTCCCCGTGGGAACCCTTGAAAGACAATTCTCGGCCCCAACAGCGGCGCGGAGGGCTCTGCGGGGAGGTCTGTGCGTTCAGGCAGGACCAAAGATCACTCGGGCCAGCAAACAGCGCGGGGATAACGCTGCTCAAGAGGGGGAGGCTCCCGAGGGAGACTTAACGGGATTAGCCAGGCGCTTAAGCTGGGCAAGAGGATCTGGTCGACGGCAAGAATGCGTTTTTAGGGGCTCCAGAATGCTTGATTTTTGCACTTCAGGACGTTTTCCAGTTGAACATCCCGCTTCACGGAAAGGGCAAAcgaggaaggagcagaggtggCAGCCGGGCTGCGGGGAATGGCAAGGAAGAGGGGGTTTAGGGGGGAAAACCCGTGGAGTTTCAAGTCTCTCCTCGGCTTTCACTTGCACGTGGCTCCCTGCAGGGTCTGAGCTGCACAGAACCTGCTGCCGCTGACCGAGCGGCACGAGACGAGCCCCGCGCCCCCCCCGCAGGCGGGGCGGGAGCTTTCCCTCTCCGCGGCTGACCGGCCGCTCCCTGCCCGCAGGAGCCCCTCACGCCGCCAGACGGGCCTGAGGGGTGACGGCCCCGTGAGGGTCCCCGCGATGTCAccgaaccccccccccccggctcaGCCCCGCTGAGTCACGGAACCGGCCCTCGCGTCCCGACACCGGGGGGCGCCACTTCCGGGTGGGAAACAGCGGCGGTTACCATGGCTACGCGGGTCCTCTCGCGAGAGCCGGCGGCGGGGCGGAAGTGACGCGCGCCGGCGGCAGCGCCGGCTCTGATTGGCTGGCGGGGCCCGTGGCGGCGGCTCCTTCCCgcccccgccccgtcccgcccgcagcgcgcggccccgccgccaaGATGGCGTCGGCCCTGGAGCAGTTCGTCAACAGCGTCCGGCAGCTCTCGGCCCAAGGTGACCCTACGGGGAGGAGGCCGGGCTGGGGAAAGAGCTGCGTGCAGCcccgggaggcggcggggaAGAAGCGGGGCCTGAGGGGGGCGGCGGCTGGGGGAGCCCGGCAGGCCCCGCGCGGCTGGGGAGGGCGGGTCGGGGCCTGCCCACTCCCACTGCTCTCCCTCAGGCGCGGGTTCTGctgccccggggcgggggggttGATGGGGACGGTACCGGGCTGTCCCGGGGGAGTTCCCGGCGCGGTTTGATCGCTGCTGTTCTGACAGAGCAAGAGGCCGGTTGTGCCCTTCGCGGTGCTTCTCGTTTCCTTCCTCCAGGGGCAGCGGCCGGGTCGGGGGTTTCGGTAGCTCTGTGCAGGGGAGAGGAGTGAAGCCGGCATCGGCGGTTGTGCCAAAATCTGAGCTTTGGAAATCAGGGGGCAGGAGCGGACATCACACCTTCACCGGGCTTATAGAGCCCAGCCTGTCTCGTAGCTGATGAGCGTGCGAGCTGTGGCATGTGTGTTTTGAAATGCATCTCAGAAGTGGTAGCTCCTGGGGATAAAGTAAAGCGTGGACAGAGTCCTGCCTTGCCATGGCACTGCATGTTGGGAGGCCTGAGACTGTACGTCTGCCTTAACCAAGAGTTCAGAAAGTGTTTTAATAACCATAGTTAGAATTCCTCAGTTTGATTGCCAAAGTCCCGATTTTCCTGTGTGTGGGGACAGCGTTTCCTAGTTTTTCAACTTTCTGTCTGTGTTAATGATCCCTGAAATGTGTTCTGAGTGTTCCTCTGCATGGGAACTGGTCAAAACACGAGGGTTTTCTCAGTGGCCCCAGGCTTTATCTCTGGCAGTTGCTTTAGGATGGAGCTCCagctttttcttactttcattTAACTTCATAAATGCAGAGTATTTTTATGGGAGATATCAGATACAAGAGACAAATTGTATCCTGAAGGTGCAGGTACCAACCAGATGAAAGGTGATTCTTTGTATGCATCTAGTTTAGCTGGAGAACTTCTTCATTGCAAGGTTTTGTGGATGCTAAAGGCTGAAGGGGAACCTGCTTGACTTTATGAAAGTTCTCCCACTAGGGAAGAGCCAGAGAAACCTCCGTGAGAAAACCCAGACACCAGGCAGGCTGCTGGAGGGTATGAGAACATGTTGTGGTGCTGTTGGTTTCTATTTATCAGCATTTGTCCACATGGGAGGTGACATAAGTGGACATTTAGTTGGGCCTGGTGTGggtgtttctgttttgtaagTCGTTCAGTGGGTGTATATGGGTAGAGGgttgttttgggggggttgCATTGTTTTTTAGGGGATGGTAGCTGGAGAATGGGTGGGTTTCTTGACTAGGAAAAGGCCAGGGAGTTGAGAATAATGTTGTCTCTGAATGGAGCCACTATTCCTCGTTTTATGAAGAGTTTTGTTAAGGGTGAGAGAACCTCTGTTGTTTCCCCTTTAATCTGCAAGGATTGAGCACTGAAACAATACTCTGCTTCAGAAAGGcatagttttaattaaagcagttgCAGAGGGAAGGCTTTGAAAGCTGTTCATGGTAATGAATTTTCTTTGTAAGGTTTTTTGGTCTTCCTGTACCTTCCTAATTTATAGCAGTTGCCTTTTGTGCTGTGTTCATAGCTCACAACAAGTAGAATAACTAACTATACAAAGTAAATTTAagaatggattttaaaatcCTATTATTGTTGATACTtggttgtatttttaatatctacTTCAAAAAATGCTTATGAGCAGACCTGAAAAATAGATAGGGCAgttgagaagcagcacagaacagGCTCTGCTACTGgagtgttggttttgtttttagaaagggaataaaatttcttttcccccttctaaCACCTAGAAGCCACAAGTGTGGCTAGACCTTATCCTCATGAGGCAGAATTTTGTGTCACACACTGGTCAGTTGTGGAGACCTGAGGTTGATGCTGGGTGTTGATAGGAGACCCTGAAGCTCTGTAATGAGTGAGCTGATGTTCCTTTTCATGTGGTGTTTGTGTTCTGAGGGTTTCCCTCTGCAGTCCCAAAGGCCACAAATTCCTCTGTcaccttttattaaaaatgtgtggtGGGTACCTTGCTTGTTGAAAACTAATGCttttcaaattacagaaaagTAAATGCTCTGGGTGAGACTCTTCCCTCAGGTTTGATAGGGCAGGAGGTGTAATGAAGTGTGGGAATGCATGAGTGTTCTCTAATTAGAGTTTGACAATGACATGTTCTGTGTTTCAGGGCAAATGACCCAGCTTTGTGAACTGATCAATAAAAGTGGAGAGCTGCTAGCAAAAAATCTTTCCCATCTGGATACAGTGCTTGGTGCCCTTGATGTACAGGAACACTCGTTAGGGGTTCTTGCTGTCTTGTAagtgttgctttcttttaatcAAAGATCTTGGTATTAAAACTTGAGGCAATGTGCTGGGTTCTTGTCCTAGTTCTTGAGTATTGAggcttttgctgctgcctggagtTTAAGATAATGCTGAATTGGACTGAGTGATCCTGATgagtcccttccagctcagcagaTTCTGTGAATTGCCTGGGTGGTGCTGAGGTGAGGATATCTATTCCTGAAGCTCAGCCTCATGTTCCCAACAGTACCTAACTGCAAGTGAAGCCTCCACAGGTTCCATTAgaattttaaagttctttttaaaaggaaaaattaggaTTCTGGTACTTGTTCTACTactcttttggggaaaaaaatgactgTAATATATGGAGTTTGTGCACTTCATATTACAAATCACTCGCATCTCACCCAAATGCAGGATGGAATTGAGAAGAAGCAGGGCATTGGTCCTGTGCTAGCAGAACCCTGGCATGGGGTacatgaaaacaggaaagaagaaaactgtttataagaaaaatatattaaaatccATCCTTCAAAGAGATGTTATCAGTGGAGCATATAGGGAAGTTCTCCTGGCTGAACCTGTGGCACAGCGAGCTCCTGCACCGGTAGAGTAAGATTCTCTGAAGAGactgggaagggctggcagcACAGAACCTGGACAGTGAGAAGCTTTGAGGGGAAGGCCAGTTTATCACCTAGGTGGGCTATGTCCTGTCAAGTGACAGACCAGACAAGGCTAATTAATAGTTGAGAGATCTGTAGCACATTCAagcaggaggtggctgcagcacaggcaaaaGTGTCCAGAGCAGTGTGGCAGAGTGTTACAATTCAGCATTATTATTCAGCGTTCCTGTTATGATTGTAACTATTGTACCAGATACTTTTATCTTTGTTTGCCATAGTTTGCTCTAAATTGTAGTTTAGACTAGACTGAGAATTGGGACATGCACAGAAAGCCTGTTTTCAAatgtgcagctcctggggaagcTGTGCACCCTTTGTCATGAGCACTTTGGGTTTGGTTGCAAGCATCTCCATGAGTCTGCAGAGACCTAGTGATAAAGATGAAGTTTTTTATTCATCTCCAAAGGTGAAGTGCTAAACCTCTTGTTTGTTACTTTTAGGTTTGTGAAGTTTTCCATGCCCAGCATCCCTGACTTCGAAACGTTATTCTCCCAGGTGCAGCTTTTCATCAGCACTTGTAATGGGGAACACATTAGATATGCAACAGACACTTGTGAGTTaaacttattttcagaatttgtgtcttttttttgaTAGTTTGATATTACTGATTTTTCACTGTTCtgtgttcttttgtttgtttgttactGTATTTAGTTGCTGGCCTGTGCCACCAGTTAACAAATGCCCTTGTGGAGAGAAAACAGGTGAGCAAGTATCATCTAGTACAAATAATATTCCTACATATCCATGCTCTTCCAGGGGGCATTTCCAGTCCCTTACTTCACAAAGATCTGCCATTAAGTTCATGTGAAGTATTCCTGTGCAGCTCCTTACTTGTTAAGTTTACTGAGAGGTAATGAACCTAAGCCAAGATTGTAAGATTTCTTTAAGGAAGATGAATTTTGGGTGGGAGAGTCACCTGAAAACCTGCTCTCTCACACAAACTAGGAAATCTGTAGCACCAAGAGTCTTCTTCAGACTGTGTGTGCATGAGTAGGAGAGAGCTGCAAAAATTAGTGGTGCTGGTGAAGCAGGGATACTGGTTTCAGTGTTATTCTCACCAGTGTTATGTAATGTTCTTAAT carries:
- the NT5M gene encoding 5'(3')-deoxyribonucleotidase, mitochondrial; this translates as MILLSCFLHLRPPRLAGLGRGSRPTWGSRRALRVLVDMDGVLADFEGGFLKKFRARYPDKPYVALEDRRGFWVSEQYGRLAPELREKAISIWESKNFFIELDPLPGAVEAVKQMANLADTDVFICTSPIKKYLYCPYEKYAWVEKHFGPEFLQQIVLTHDKTVVSADLLIDDRPDIIGAELNPTWEHVLFTACHNKHLQLRPPSRRLQSWTDDWKAILDSKRLPPGQAT